The proteins below are encoded in one region of Methylobacillus flagellatus KT:
- a CDS encoding PTS sugar transporter subunit IIA yields the protein MIGILIIAHGTLGESLIHCASHVMGSRPPLLRQLGVGTHDDPGELLPQAQQMIRELDEGQGVLILSDIYGATPCNLVTRLLIPGHVEGVAGVNLPMLVRALTYRQDNGIMTLVEKSISGGREGVVHFSKDACKHHD from the coding sequence ATGATAGGTATACTCATCATTGCCCATGGCACCCTGGGCGAAAGCCTGATTCACTGTGCAAGCCACGTCATGGGCTCGCGACCGCCGTTGCTGAGGCAGCTCGGGGTTGGTACGCATGACGACCCGGGCGAATTACTGCCGCAGGCCCAGCAAATGATCAGGGAACTGGACGAGGGGCAGGGAGTGCTGATACTTTCAGATATCTACGGCGCCACACCCTGCAACCTGGTGACAAGGCTGCTGATTCCCGGCCATGTCGAAGGCGTGGCCGGGGTCAACCTGCCTATGCTGGTGCGGGCGCTCACCTATCGGCAAGACAACGGCATCATGACCCTGGTCGAGAAGTCCATCAGCGGCGGACGCGAAGGCGTGGTGCATTTTTCCAAGGACGCATGTAAGCATCATGATTAA
- a CDS encoding HPr family phosphocarrier protein, with amino-acid sequence MIKQEIEIINKLGLHARASTKLTQTASQYACEIWIERNGRRVNAKSIMGVMMLAASKGSKVTLETNGSDEQAAMDALVKLINDRFGEPE; translated from the coding sequence ATGATTAAACAAGAAATAGAAATCATCAATAAGCTGGGCCTGCATGCCCGCGCATCCACCAAGCTCACGCAGACTGCCAGCCAATATGCCTGCGAAATCTGGATCGAACGCAATGGCAGGCGCGTCAACGCCAAGAGCATCATGGGCGTGATGATGCTCGCGGCGAGCAAGGGCAGCAAGGTGACGCTCGAAACGAACGGCAGCGACGAACAGGCTGCCATGGATGCCCTGGTGAAGCTCATCAACGACCGTTTTGGCGAACCTGAATAA
- the ptsP gene encoding phosphoenolpyruvate--protein phosphotransferase: protein MAQSSKVSFSMHGVGVSGGIAIGSAHLVANALVEVVHHQIPRKAVAAEIIRFEQALAHVRRDLESVREQLPANAPAELAAFINTHLMILSDKHLSEAPKAIIEQELCNAEWALKQQMHELVAQFELIEDEYLRERKQDVVQVVERIIKALLGHPSAAVRPEESAQILVAYDVSPADAIQFKHHQFAAFITDVGGATSHTAILARSLGIPSIVALHRARDLIRDGELIIVDGNHGIVIVNPDKDTLAEYRLRQEAWELEQQKLKRLKLTKAVTLDGVEVELHANIEVPSDVAKAKAVGATGIGLYRTEFLFMNRREMPDEEEQFAAYRTVAEMMKGMPVTIRTLDLGADKQMNPDAARSCTNPALGLRAIRLCLSEPQIFLTQLRAILRASHYGKIKILIPMLSSLLELRQTVSLLERAKDSLREQNIPFDDGIMLGGMIEIPAAAINAEAFARELDFLSIGTNDLIQYSLAIDRTDDAVSHLYKPSHPAVLKLIEITIKAGNKLGKPVSVCGEMAGELHFTRLLLGLGLRQFSMHPSHLLTIKRQVLQTELQSIVAMARKVMNTYDIDKIEPLLEKLNQ from the coding sequence ATGGCGCAGAGCAGCAAGGTCAGTTTTTCCATGCACGGCGTCGGCGTGTCGGGTGGCATCGCCATCGGCAGCGCCCATCTCGTCGCCAATGCCCTGGTCGAAGTGGTGCATCACCAGATTCCCAGGAAAGCGGTCGCAGCCGAAATCATCCGCTTCGAGCAGGCATTGGCCCATGTCAGGCGCGACCTCGAGTCCGTGCGCGAGCAATTGCCGGCCAATGCGCCTGCAGAGCTGGCAGCCTTCATCAACACGCATCTGATGATATTGTCCGACAAGCATTTGTCGGAAGCGCCCAAGGCCATCATCGAACAGGAGCTGTGCAATGCCGAATGGGCATTGAAGCAGCAGATGCATGAGCTGGTGGCGCAGTTCGAACTGATTGAGGATGAATATCTGCGCGAGCGCAAGCAGGATGTGGTGCAAGTGGTGGAGCGCATCATCAAGGCCCTGCTTGGCCACCCCAGCGCGGCCGTACGTCCGGAGGAAAGCGCGCAGATACTCGTGGCATACGATGTGTCGCCGGCCGATGCCATCCAGTTCAAGCATCACCAGTTTGCGGCTTTCATCACGGACGTGGGCGGCGCGACCTCGCATACTGCCATCCTGGCCCGCAGCCTGGGCATTCCCTCCATTGTGGCGCTGCACCGTGCGCGTGACCTGATCCGCGACGGCGAACTCATCATCGTCGATGGCAACCACGGCATCGTCATTGTCAACCCGGACAAGGATACCCTTGCCGAATATCGCCTGCGCCAGGAGGCGTGGGAGCTCGAGCAACAGAAGCTCAAGCGCCTCAAGCTGACCAAGGCAGTAACCCTGGACGGGGTTGAGGTCGAGCTGCATGCCAACATTGAAGTGCCTTCCGACGTTGCCAAGGCCAAGGCGGTGGGGGCTACCGGCATTGGCCTCTACCGCACTGAATTCCTGTTCATGAACCGGCGCGAGATGCCGGATGAGGAGGAACAATTCGCCGCCTATCGCACAGTGGCGGAGATGATGAAAGGGATGCCGGTGACCATCCGCACCCTTGATCTGGGCGCTGACAAGCAGATGAACCCGGATGCCGCACGCAGCTGCACCAATCCCGCGCTGGGCCTGCGTGCTATCCGTCTGTGCTTATCCGAGCCGCAGATTTTCCTGACCCAGTTGCGTGCCATCCTGCGCGCCTCGCATTACGGCAAGATCAAGATTCTGATTCCCATGTTGTCGTCGTTATTGGAATTGAGGCAGACGGTCAGCTTGCTGGAGCGTGCCAAGGACAGCCTGCGCGAGCAAAACATCCCGTTCGACGACGGGATCATGCTGGGCGGCATGATCGAGATTCCTGCCGCGGCCATCAATGCCGAGGCATTCGCGCGCGAACTGGATTTCCTTTCCATCGGCACTAATGACCTGATTCAGTATTCATTGGCGATCGACCGGACGGACGATGCGGTGTCGCATCTCTACAAACCTTCCCATCCTGCCGTGCTCAAACTGATCGAAATCACGATCAAGGCTGGCAACAAGCTGGGCAAGCCGGTGTCGGTGTGCGGCGAAATGGCGGGCGAGCTTCATTTCACGCGGCTGCTGCTCGGCCTGGGACTGCGCCAGTTTTCCATGCATCCATCGCACTTGCTGACCATCAAGCGCCAGGTGCTGCAGACTGAATTGCAGTCCATCGTCGCCATGGCCCGTAAAGTCATGAACACTTACGATATCGACAAGATCGAACCTTTGCTGGAAAAACTCAATCAGTAG
- a CDS encoding DUF4870 domain-containing protein, whose amino-acid sequence MSNLIPVPSADEKNIAVVTHLAGTVFSVFPALFVWLLKKDSSPFIAEQAREALNFQITLLIGYAISSILMVILVGFLLAGILWIANLILCVLAAIAASQGQEYRYPFTLRLIS is encoded by the coding sequence ATGAGTAACCTGATTCCGGTACCCAGTGCGGACGAAAAGAACATCGCTGTGGTCACTCATTTGGCGGGCACGGTCTTCAGCGTGTTTCCCGCACTTTTCGTCTGGCTGCTGAAGAAGGACAGCAGTCCATTCATCGCCGAGCAGGCCCGCGAGGCGCTGAATTTCCAGATCACCCTCTTGATAGGGTACGCCATCAGCTCCATATTGATGGTGATACTTGTCGGCTTCCTGCTGGCTGGCATTCTCTGGATTGCCAACCTCATCCTCTGCGTCCTGGCTGCCATTGCCGCTAGCCAGGGGCAGGAATACCGCTACCCTTTTACATTGCGTTTGATTAGTTAA
- a CDS encoding M3 family metallopeptidase yields MSIANNPLLDFSGLPQFDQIKAEHVTPAVDHLLEKGKALIETLVTDPAPPTWENFVRPLEDFEEQISRAWSQVGHLNAVVNSPELREAYNQNLPKLTAFYADLSQDERLYAKFRAIKASAAYEQLNTAQRKIVDNELRDFRLGGAELPADKKARFKAIQEELSTLAAKFEENLLDTTNDYALFIEDEAQLQGIPQDALQAAAEAAKADGKTGWKFTLHFPSYMPVLQYADNRELRETLYRAYATRASEFGKPEWDNTEIIRDILTLRHEAALLLGYRNYAEVSLATKMAETPAQVEEFLNNLAERAKPFAERDMQELSQYAADKLGLPELQAWDIAYASEKLREEKYAFSDQEVKQYFPEQQVLQGLFKVTETIFGLQVRKKEAPVWHKDVSFYEITTPAGEPVGQFYLDLYARNNKRGGAWMDEAITRRRKNHGVEIPVAYLTCNFSAPVGGKPALFTHDEVITMFHEFGHGLHHMLTRVEDYGVSGIKGVEWDAVELPSQFMENFCWEWDVLRHMTRHVDTGEHLPKALFDKMVAAKNFQAGMQTVRQIEFSLFDMRLHSDFSEYDTTTALELIEAIRDEVAVVRPPKWNRFPNNFSHIFAGGYAAGYYSYKWAEVLSADAYSMFEENGVLSAETGKRFWNEILAQGGSRPALESFIAFRGRAPSIDALLRHNGMTA; encoded by the coding sequence GTGAGCATTGCCAACAACCCATTGCTGGATTTTTCCGGCTTGCCCCAGTTCGACCAAATCAAGGCTGAACATGTCACCCCTGCGGTGGACCACTTGCTGGAAAAGGGCAAGGCCCTGATAGAAACCCTGGTCACAGACCCTGCGCCGCCCACTTGGGAAAACTTCGTGCGTCCGCTGGAGGATTTCGAGGAGCAGATCTCGCGCGCCTGGTCGCAAGTCGGCCATCTCAATGCCGTGGTCAACAGCCCGGAGTTGCGCGAGGCCTACAATCAAAACCTGCCCAAGCTCACTGCATTCTATGCAGACCTCTCACAGGACGAGCGCCTGTATGCCAAGTTCCGCGCCATCAAGGCCAGCGCTGCCTATGAACAGCTCAACACTGCCCAGCGCAAGATCGTCGATAACGAATTGCGTGATTTCCGCCTCGGCGGCGCCGAGTTGCCGGCAGACAAGAAGGCCCGCTTCAAGGCGATCCAGGAAGAGCTTTCCACCCTGGCCGCCAAGTTCGAGGAAAACCTGCTCGACACTACCAACGACTATGCCTTGTTCATCGAGGACGAAGCCCAGCTGCAAGGCATCCCCCAAGATGCCTTGCAGGCTGCGGCTGAAGCCGCCAAGGCCGATGGGAAGACCGGCTGGAAGTTCACCCTGCACTTCCCCTCCTATATGCCGGTGTTGCAATATGCCGACAATCGCGAACTGCGTGAAACCCTCTACCGCGCCTATGCCACCCGCGCTTCCGAGTTCGGCAAACCGGAATGGGACAACACCGAGATCATCCGCGATATCCTCACTCTGCGCCACGAAGCTGCCTTGCTGCTGGGCTATCGCAACTATGCCGAAGTCTCGCTTGCCACCAAGATGGCAGAAACCCCGGCCCAGGTGGAAGAGTTCCTCAACAACCTCGCTGAGCGCGCCAAGCCTTTCGCCGAGCGCGACATGCAGGAGCTCAGCCAATATGCCGCTGACAAGCTGGGTCTGCCTGAGCTGCAGGCATGGGATATCGCCTATGCCTCCGAGAAACTGCGCGAGGAAAAGTACGCGTTCTCCGATCAGGAGGTGAAGCAATACTTTCCCGAGCAACAAGTGCTGCAGGGCCTGTTCAAGGTCACCGAGACCATCTTTGGCCTGCAGGTGCGCAAGAAGGAAGCACCAGTCTGGCACAAGGACGTCAGTTTCTACGAAATCACTACCCCGGCAGGGGAGCCAGTGGGCCAGTTTTACCTCGACCTCTACGCGCGCAACAACAAGCGCGGTGGCGCCTGGATGGACGAAGCCATCACCCGCCGCAGGAAGAACCACGGCGTCGAAATTCCCGTGGCTTACCTTACCTGCAATTTCTCCGCGCCGGTCGGCGGCAAGCCCGCCCTGTTCACGCATGACGAAGTCATCACCATGTTTCACGAGTTCGGCCATGGCCTGCACCACATGCTGACCCGCGTCGAGGATTATGGTGTATCCGGCATCAAGGGCGTGGAGTGGGATGCTGTGGAACTGCCCAGCCAGTTCATGGAAAACTTCTGCTGGGAATGGGACGTGCTGCGTCACATGACCAGGCACGTCGATACCGGCGAGCATTTACCCAAGGCACTGTTCGACAAGATGGTCGCTGCCAAGAATTTTCAGGCCGGCATGCAGACCGTACGCCAGATCGAGTTCTCCCTGTTCGACATGCGTCTGCATTCCGACTTCAGCGAATACGACACCACCACAGCACTTGAGCTCATCGAAGCCATCCGCGACGAAGTCGCCGTGGTGCGTCCGCCCAAGTGGAACCGCTTCCCCAACAATTTCTCGCACATCTTCGCAGGTGGTTATGCGGCCGGCTATTACAGTTACAAATGGGCGGAAGTGCTCTCCGCAGATGCCTACAGCATGTTCGAGGAAAACGGCGTGCTTTCCGCGGAAACCGGCAAGCGCTTCTGGAACGAAATCCTCGCCCAGGGCGGCTCGCGCCCCGCGCTGGAATCGTTCATCGCGTTCCGGGGCAGGGCGCCGAGCATTGATGCCTTGCTACGGCATAACGGGATGACGGCTTGA
- a CDS encoding PEP-CTERM sorting domain-containing protein, with protein sequence MKAAALLGLLLGLQLSGGAMAGTLDFSESNICSANIDGSGAFSPCSNYSYINQNYGDTAEVDVSYLNANTDNTSLQFWSTSYNQLENILWAGGNDSNSRGRIILAATDGYFINLDSLDLGAYPSSARYTHLTVSNGIDTYAFEGIIGTGNLASTFSAFGAAGIGSNITIEWYNSAYNVGIDNISYTVTAVPEPGSLAMLMAGLGLLGLMRIRKS encoded by the coding sequence ATGAAAGCAGCCGCACTGCTCGGCTTACTCTTGGGTTTGCAACTATCTGGCGGGGCCATGGCCGGCACCCTGGATTTTTCAGAAAGCAACATATGTAGCGCCAACATCGACGGCTCTGGTGCGTTCTCGCCCTGCAGCAATTACTCATATATCAACCAGAATTACGGTGATACGGCCGAAGTGGACGTCAGTTATCTCAATGCCAACACCGACAACACCAGTCTGCAATTCTGGAGCACCAGTTACAACCAACTAGAAAATATCCTGTGGGCCGGTGGAAACGACAGCAACTCCCGAGGGCGTATCATCCTGGCTGCAACGGATGGCTATTTCATCAATCTCGATAGCTTGGATCTCGGCGCATATCCATCCAGTGCACGTTATACGCATTTAACAGTATCCAATGGCATAGACACATATGCCTTCGAGGGCATTATCGGCACTGGTAACCTCGCCAGCACTTTCTCGGCTTTCGGTGCAGCAGGCATCGGCAGCAATATCACCATCGAGTGGTACAACAGCGCCTACAATGTTGGCATTGACAATATCAGCTATACCGTCACGGCCGTTCCTGAGCCGGGCTCACTGGCGATGCTGATGGCCGGTCTGGGATTGTTAGGGTTGATGAGGATTAGAAAGTCCTGA
- a CDS encoding ABC transporter substrate-binding protein: MQMLAAASAAAAVPIGTIAAAADGAAPKKPTGKPIVLGLTISTTAAAGVADHADHMNGSLLAQEEINANGGILGRPLELRPVDVDLLSAESCQASIRKLVDLKVHAISSPFLFVPIPAMDASANYKCPYVNGNTQRAATDMVAKHPEKYNHIFQMDPSEVFYGETFPVFLESLADSGNWKPKNNKVHIVQEQIAYCQTISRACQEALKKSRFELAKVTDIQYPVQDWGSVIRDIKKTGAGTVMMDHWVAAEYAAFCKQFRANPLKGTLIYLQYGPSQPEFLELTGKAAEGFVWSTMLGVYADKKGQAFRDKYQKRFPGKTMGLCYTGGGYDIAYMMAQAWNAVGNPDDFKAVNDYIRKTAFRGVCGWSYMNNPRQEARHFPLGTDSIESGMSQLYFQIQDGKNKIIYPPQLKEADFRLTPWM; the protein is encoded by the coding sequence ATGCAGATGCTTGCAGCGGCTTCTGCCGCAGCGGCAGTACCCATCGGGACAATTGCGGCCGCAGCGGATGGTGCGGCGCCGAAGAAACCTACTGGCAAGCCCATTGTGCTGGGTCTGACAATTTCGACTACTGCGGCGGCAGGGGTGGCTGATCATGCTGACCACATGAATGGCTCGTTGCTTGCGCAGGAGGAGATCAATGCCAATGGCGGCATCCTTGGCCGGCCATTGGAGCTGAGGCCAGTCGATGTCGATTTGCTCTCTGCGGAAAGCTGCCAGGCTTCTATCCGCAAACTGGTTGACCTGAAGGTACATGCGATCAGTTCGCCTTTCCTGTTTGTGCCGATCCCCGCCATGGATGCCTCGGCCAACTACAAGTGTCCGTACGTCAATGGCAATACCCAGCGTGCAGCTACCGACATGGTCGCCAAGCATCCCGAGAAGTACAACCATATTTTCCAGATGGACCCGTCAGAGGTGTTCTATGGCGAGACCTTCCCGGTGTTTCTCGAGAGCCTGGCGGACAGTGGCAACTGGAAGCCCAAGAACAACAAGGTGCATATCGTTCAGGAACAGATTGCCTACTGCCAGACGATTTCACGCGCCTGCCAGGAGGCGCTCAAGAAGAGCCGTTTCGAGCTGGCCAAGGTGACCGATATCCAGTACCCGGTACAGGATTGGGGCAGCGTGATCCGTGACATCAAGAAAACGGGCGCAGGGACGGTGATGATGGACCATTGGGTGGCTGCCGAGTATGCGGCCTTCTGCAAGCAGTTCCGGGCCAACCCGCTCAAGGGGACATTGATCTATCTGCAGTACGGTCCGTCGCAACCTGAGTTTCTGGAACTCACCGGCAAGGCAGCAGAAGGCTTTGTCTGGAGCACGATGCTGGGCGTGTATGCCGACAAGAAAGGGCAGGCTTTCCGCGATAAGTACCAGAAGCGGTTCCCGGGAAAGACGATGGGGCTGTGCTACACCGGCGGCGGTTATGACATCGCCTACATGATGGCGCAGGCATGGAATGCCGTAGGCAATCCCGATGACTTCAAGGCCGTGAACGATTACATCCGCAAGACTGCATTCCGTGGCGTATGCGGCTGGTCGTACATGAACAATCCCCGGCAGGAGGCGCGTCATTTCCCACTCGGGACGGACAGCATCGAGAGCGGCATGAGCCAGCTTTACTTCCAGATCCAGGATGGCAAGAACAAGATCATTTACCCGCCACAACTCAAAGAGGCAGATTTCCGGCTAACGCCTTGGATGTAA
- a CDS encoding ABC transporter ATP-binding protein: MTALFEGRDIKLELGGREILKGISLSVEKGEVMGIIGPNGAGKTSLFEVLSGRIFPKSGQVTFKGQDVTSLPLFKRARLGIGRTYQTPLVPDELKVGEVLKAARQAYLPYLTSHDAEWGLDLVNLHVDFDQYARELETLNRRKLLLACLLMRRPPLLLLDEPAAGLINSEVDELDHLMRKLSKEMGVSIIIVEHRMELLEMIADRVMVMDAGEQIAEGTLASVLANPQVHAAYFENVE, translated from the coding sequence ATGACAGCTTTATTTGAAGGCAGGGATATCAAGCTAGAGCTTGGCGGCAGGGAGATCCTGAAAGGTATTTCTCTCTCGGTGGAAAAGGGTGAGGTGATGGGCATCATCGGCCCCAACGGGGCGGGCAAGACCAGCCTGTTCGAGGTGTTGAGTGGCCGCATATTCCCCAAGAGCGGGCAGGTGACGTTCAAGGGGCAGGATGTGACTTCCCTGCCGCTCTTCAAGCGGGCGCGCCTTGGTATCGGGCGTACTTACCAGACGCCGCTGGTGCCGGACGAACTCAAGGTAGGGGAGGTACTCAAGGCAGCACGCCAGGCCTACCTGCCTTATCTCACCAGCCATGATGCCGAATGGGGGCTGGATCTGGTGAATCTGCATGTGGATTTTGACCAGTATGCCCGCGAGTTGGAAACGCTGAACCGCCGCAAGTTATTGCTGGCGTGCCTGCTGATGCGGCGTCCGCCCTTGCTGTTGCTTGATGAGCCGGCAGCAGGCTTGATCAACTCCGAGGTCGATGAGCTGGATCACCTGATGCGCAAGCTTTCAAAGGAAATGGGCGTGTCCATCATCATTGTGGAGCACCGCATGGAGCTGCTGGAGATGATTGCGGACCGCGTCATGGTCATGGATGCAGGGGAGCAGATTGCCGAGGGGACGCTGGCCAGTGTCCTCGCCAACCCGCAGGTCCATGCCGCCTATTTCGAGAATGTCGAGTAA
- a CDS encoding ABC transporter ATP-binding protein: MSERKEILNIQGLSAGWGPMRVIHDLDLVVYAGERIGIVGLNGHGKSTLFSAIAGMTDWQRGSIKLNGKEVGGTRSQGPGRYTHLVVRQGLALMPQGDEIFTGLTVEEHLDSGAFTPAAWRDRKARKEKILEIFPPLRKLMSTPVGRLSGGERRMVSLGRGLMSDASLLLVDEPSLGLAPKIGKGVMKALMEIELGNSAMIIAEQNMALLEGQVDRVIGMHVGKLKGEASTSLAHEMKREI, encoded by the coding sequence GTGAGTGAGCGAAAGGAAATTCTCAACATTCAGGGCCTTTCCGCAGGATGGGGGCCGATGCGGGTGATTCATGACCTGGATCTGGTGGTGTATGCCGGTGAGCGCATTGGCATCGTGGGGTTGAACGGTCATGGCAAGTCCACCCTGTTTTCCGCCATTGCCGGCATGACGGACTGGCAACGTGGTTCCATCAAGCTCAATGGCAAGGAAGTGGGCGGCACGCGCAGCCAAGGGCCCGGACGCTACACGCATCTGGTGGTGAGGCAGGGATTGGCGCTCATGCCGCAGGGCGATGAGATATTTACCGGCCTGACCGTGGAAGAGCATCTGGATAGCGGCGCCTTCACGCCGGCGGCATGGCGCGATCGCAAGGCGCGCAAGGAAAAGATACTGGAGATCTTCCCGCCACTGCGGAAGTTGATGAGTACGCCGGTCGGGCGTCTGTCAGGCGGCGAGCGGCGCATGGTGTCTCTCGGACGCGGTTTGATGTCGGATGCCTCTCTCTTGCTGGTGGATGAGCCCTCGCTGGGGCTGGCTCCCAAGATCGGCAAGGGGGTGATGAAGGCCCTGATGGAAATCGAGCTGGGCAATTCCGCCATGATCATTGCAGAGCAAAACATGGCTTTGCTCGAAGGGCAGGTCGACAGGGTGATCGGCATGCATGTGGGGAAACTGAAAGGCGAGGCATCCACTTCGCTTGCCCATGAAATGAAGAGGGAGATATAG
- a CDS encoding branched-chain amino acid ABC transporter permease encodes MDIDIGFVAITAVTLACIYGTLAIGVSITWSSLGLINMSYGFTFATAGYGAWLVSEYISSLGPVVILGGILTGALVGVLVCAVAFIPIHDKPNFTVRGLIASLALSLIGTQALLYFFGPQSKTLPPLFGDWELELGEVVLTADKGGAILTSILMLTLALWWLRSSRRGLEIRAMMMNPHAASLVGIGVRRTGFYVMALTGGLAGLASVLLSQTYFVSPFSGVTPLIKGLSVALCGGLGSVGGAMIAAVMIGVNEALTADILGGQYILITQFLLIILVLIIRPRGIAGILDKQREA; translated from the coding sequence ATGGACATTGATATCGGTTTTGTTGCCATCACGGCGGTTACGCTGGCCTGTATATACGGCACCCTGGCTATCGGGGTGTCGATCACATGGTCCAGCCTGGGCCTGATTAATATGAGTTACGGATTTACTTTCGCGACAGCAGGTTACGGCGCCTGGCTCGTCAGTGAGTATATTTCCTCGTTGGGCCCGGTCGTGATCCTTGGCGGCATCCTGACCGGCGCGCTGGTCGGGGTGCTGGTATGCGCGGTGGCCTTCATCCCTATCCACGACAAGCCTAATTTTACGGTACGCGGGTTGATTGCATCGCTGGCGTTGAGCCTGATCGGCACCCAGGCCCTGCTGTATTTCTTCGGGCCGCAATCGAAAACGCTGCCGCCCCTGTTTGGCGACTGGGAACTTGAGCTGGGCGAAGTGGTGCTCACTGCCGACAAGGGCGGCGCCATCCTGACCTCCATCCTGATGCTTACCCTGGCCTTATGGTGGTTGCGCTCCAGTCGCCGCGGGCTGGAAATCCGCGCCATGATGATGAACCCGCATGCAGCCTCGCTGGTAGGCATAGGCGTCAGGCGTACTGGATTCTATGTCATGGCCCTGACCGGCGGGCTGGCTGGCCTTGCATCCGTCCTGCTGTCGCAAACTTACTTCGTCAGCCCGTTTTCCGGCGTCACCCCGCTGATCAAGGGCTTGAGCGTGGCTTTGTGCGGCGGGTTGGGCAGCGTCGGCGGCGCCATGATTGCTGCGGTCATGATCGGCGTCAATGAGGCGCTGACGGCCGATATCCTCGGTGGCCAATACATCCTGATCACCCAGTTCCTGCTGATCATACTGGTGCTGATCATCCGTCCGCGCGGTATCGCCGGCATTCTCGATAAACAACGCGAGGCGTAA